The following is a genomic window from Candidatus Tanganyikabacteria bacterium.
TTGCGCAGAGGGTTGCCGGCGCCGTCGGTGAACACCCACTGGTCCGGCCTGGCATCGCCGGGCCGGTGGGCCAGCAGGGCCTGGCGCGCCAGCTCGGGCAGCGGGACGTTGCGCCGGCCCTTGCCGGTCTTGGGCCGGCCGAGATGGATCTCGCCGTGGATGCGCTGCAGCGTGCGCTTCACGATGATCGTGCCCGCGTCGAGGTCGACGTCGCCCCACTGGAGGCCGAACAGCTCGCCCTGCCGCATGGCCGTCGTGACGGCCACCACGAACAGGGTCTCGTGCGGCTGGCCCCTGACCTCGGCCAGGAAGCGCGTGGCCTGCTCGGGCGTGAGGGCCTTGATCTCGGGCTTGGCCGCCCGCGGCCGCGGCGTGAGCTTGATGGGGTTGATCTCGATCAGGCGGCGGCTGCCCGCGTAGTCGAGTGCCTTCGACAGCACGCTGTGGATGATCTGGCGGTTCCGCGGCGACACCTCGTTGGCTTCGAGGGCCCGGTGCATCCGCTGGATGTCCTCGGGGGTCAGCTTGGCGACCGGGATGTCTCCGATCGTCGGCTTGATGTGCAGGCGGACCGAGGACTCGTGGATGAGGTAGGTCGAGGGCCGGATGGTGGGCTTGTCCACGTTTTCGAGCCAGCCGTCGAGGAACTCGCCCAGCGCCTGCTGGTCGATCGCCGCCGTCTTGTGCGCGGCCGCGTTGCGCTGGACCTTGTTCATCTCGTCCATGACCTCGCGCTTGCCCGCCGAGGTCCGGCCCTTGGTCTTTGCCCGGATGATCTTCCGGATGCGGCGGCCCCGATCGTCCTTTCCGAGCGAGATCGCGGTCGCCCAGCAATCGCGATCCTCGTCGAAGAAGATGCCGCCCTCGCCCCAGCCGCGTCTTGCCTTCATCGGATGTCATCTCCTCTC
Proteins encoded in this region:
- a CDS encoding site-specific integrase, encoding MKARRGWGEGGIFFDEDRDCWATAISLGKDDRGRRIRKIIRAKTKGRTSAGKREVMDEMNKVQRNAAAHKTAAIDQQALGEFLDGWLENVDKPTIRPSTYLIHESSVRLHIKPTIGDIPVAKLTPEDIQRMHRALEANEVSPRNRQIIHSVLSKALDYAGSRRLIEINPIKLTPRPRAAKPEIKALTPEQATRFLAEVRGQPHETLFVVAVTTAMRQGELFGLQWGDVDLDAGTIIVKRTLQRIHGEIHLGRPKTGKGRRNVPLPELARQALLAHRPGDARPDQWVFTDGAGNPLRKENIARRYLSKRLEAANLPTITFHGLRHTAATLLLYLGEHPKVVQELLGHAEIATTLDIYSHYQESMGRKAASRLNDFFAEKPKGKGRRRA